One window of the Deltaproteobacteria bacterium genome contains the following:
- a CDS encoding alpha/beta hydrolase, which translates to MALEHHTVATNGVNLHCVVDGEGPLVVLLHGFPECWYSWRYQIAALAPRFRVVAPDLRGYNLSDKPPGVAPYALPELVADVHGLVEAFGEREAVIVGHDWGGAVAWTFAMDHPEATRRLVVLNCPHPAIFGQQLKTNRRQLARSWYMFFFQIPWLPETLLGLGHARPIAAAIRRTAVRQDSLNEADFQQLRDAASRPGALRAGINYYRAIFRSPDARAMWPQWLRRFVYGDRPIKGFRERLEDWPRITAPTLLIWGEQDVALGKELSLGMEPLMAGSFDVKYIPLSGHWVQQEQPQVVNGYLLDFLGDLAPAPASAAT; encoded by the coding sequence ATGGCCCTCGAGCACCATACCGTCGCGACCAACGGCGTGAATCTCCACTGCGTCGTCGACGGCGAGGGCCCGCTCGTCGTCCTGCTGCACGGCTTTCCGGAGTGCTGGTACTCGTGGCGGTACCAGATCGCGGCGCTCGCACCGCGCTTCCGCGTCGTGGCGCCCGATCTCCGCGGCTACAACCTGAGCGACAAGCCGCCGGGCGTCGCGCCGTACGCGCTCCCCGAGCTGGTTGCGGACGTGCACGGGCTGGTCGAGGCCTTCGGCGAGCGCGAGGCGGTGATCGTCGGCCACGACTGGGGCGGCGCCGTCGCCTGGACGTTCGCCATGGACCACCCCGAGGCGACGCGGCGGCTGGTGGTCCTGAACTGCCCGCACCCGGCCATCTTCGGACAGCAGCTGAAGACGAACCGCCGCCAGCTGGCGCGCAGCTGGTACATGTTCTTCTTCCAGATCCCCTGGCTCCCGGAGACCCTCCTCGGCCTCGGGCACGCGCGCCCGATCGCCGCCGCCATCCGCCGCACGGCGGTGCGCCAGGACTCGCTCAACGAGGCGGACTTCCAGCAGCTGCGCGACGCGGCGAGCCGGCCCGGCGCGCTGCGCGCCGGCATCAACTACTACCGCGCCATCTTCCGGAGCCCCGACGCGCGCGCCATGTGGCCGCAGTGGCTGCGCCGTTTCGTGTACGGCGACCGGCCGATCAAGGGGTTCCGCGAGCGGCTCGAGGACTGGCCCCGGATCACCGCGCCCACGCTCCTCATCTGGGGCGAGCAGGACGTCGCGCTCGGCAAGGAGCTCTCGCTCGGCATGGAGCCGCTCATGGCCGGATCGTTCGACGTCAAGTACATCCCCTTGAGCGGCCATTGGGTGCAGCAGGAGCAGCCGCAGGTGGTGAACGGCTACCTGCTCGACTTCCTGGGCGACCTGGCGCCGGCGCCCGCCAGCGCGGCAACCTGA
- a CDS encoding response regulator transcription factor encodes MMSISVLLADDHLSFAQSLRAILEREGFRVVGEAADGREAVRLARELHPDAAVLDVSMPLLNGIDAAREIQRACPRTRTILLTMHAEDQYVLQGLQGGVQGYVLKKQAVMDLVQAIREVCRGNVYLSPGVSAAVVEAYQSKKGPRDLLTSREREVLQLVAEGKTTKEIASLLGVSVKTAESHRTRVMQKLDIHETASLVRYAIRRGLIQA; translated from the coding sequence ATGATGTCGATCAGCGTTCTCCTCGCCGACGACCACCTCAGCTTCGCTCAATCGTTGAGAGCGATCCTGGAGCGCGAAGGATTTCGGGTGGTGGGCGAAGCCGCCGACGGCCGGGAGGCGGTGCGTTTGGCCCGGGAGCTCCATCCGGACGCGGCCGTGCTCGACGTGAGCATGCCGCTCTTGAACGGCATCGACGCAGCCCGCGAGATCCAGAGAGCGTGCCCGCGGACGCGCACGATCCTCCTGACAATGCACGCGGAGGATCAGTACGTTCTCCAGGGCCTTCAGGGGGGCGTGCAGGGGTACGTGCTGAAGAAGCAGGCGGTCATGGACCTCGTCCAGGCGATCCGGGAGGTCTGCCGGGGCAACGTTTACCTGAGCCCAGGCGTGTCCGCGGCCGTGGTGGAGGCGTACCAGTCGAAGAAGGGCCCTCGCGATCTGCTGACCTCCCGCGAGCGGGAGGTCCTGCAGCTCGTGGCCGAAGGGAAGACGACCAAGGAGATCGCCTCGCTCCTCGGAGTGAGCGTGAAGACCGCGGAGTCCCACCGCACCCGTGTGATGCAGAAGCTCGACATCCACGAGACGGCGAGCCTGGTCCGCTATGCCATCCGCAGGGGCCTGATCCAGGCGTAG
- a CDS encoding stage II sporulation protein E (SpoIIE) codes for MEWGVAAAALAGQAENGDGYVVEPFADGILAAVVDGLGHGREAAAAARLAVATLRQFPFAPLPELFHRCHERLRQTRGVVLSAASFHAGEGTMAWLGVGNVEGMLRRASLRGRPAAETLVLCRGVVGGHLPPLEAWVLTVHPGDTLILATDGVRHGFAEDLLRAVPSQRAADRILARYARGTDDALVLVARYLGGTP; via the coding sequence ATCGAGTGGGGCGTCGCCGCCGCGGCGCTCGCCGGGCAGGCCGAGAACGGCGACGGCTACGTGGTCGAGCCCTTCGCCGATGGCATCCTGGCGGCGGTGGTGGACGGGCTCGGCCACGGCCGCGAGGCGGCCGCGGCGGCGCGGCTCGCGGTGGCCACGCTCCGGCAATTCCCCTTCGCGCCGCTGCCCGAGCTGTTCCACCGCTGCCACGAAAGGCTGCGTCAGACGCGCGGCGTGGTGCTGAGCGCGGCCTCGTTCCACGCGGGCGAGGGGACGATGGCCTGGCTCGGGGTGGGCAACGTGGAAGGCATGCTCCGGCGCGCGAGTCTGCGCGGCCGTCCGGCGGCCGAGACGCTCGTGCTCTGCCGTGGCGTCGTAGGGGGCCACCTGCCGCCACTGGAGGCTTGGGTTCTCACGGTACATCCGGGGGATACACTGATCCTCGCCACGGATGGCGTTCGCCACGGTTTTGCCGAGGACCTGCTCCGCGCCGTCCCGTCGCAACGGGCGGCCGACCGCATCCTCGCCCGCTACGCCCGTGGTACGGACGACGCCTTGGTGCTGGTAGCGCGGTATCTGGGAGGCACGCCTTGA
- a CDS encoding anti-sigma regulatory factor, which translates to MPAQNSIPVRSDADIVLARQKGRELAAALGFGPTDLTLIATAISELARNIVLYAKRGRIVLKGIERNSRRGIMVVARDGGPGIPNVAGALQSGFSTSGGLGLGLPGVRRLTDEFDIESAVGRGTTVTVKKWLP; encoded by the coding sequence TTGCCCGCCCAGAACTCGATCCCGGTCCGCTCGGACGCGGACATCGTCCTCGCCCGCCAGAAGGGGCGAGAGCTCGCCGCGGCGCTGGGATTCGGACCGACGGACCTGACGCTGATCGCCACGGCGATCTCCGAGCTGGCGCGCAACATCGTCCTGTACGCCAAGCGCGGGCGGATCGTCCTGAAGGGCATCGAGCGGAACAGCCGGCGCGGAATCATGGTGGTGGCCCGCGACGGCGGTCCGGGGATCCCCAACGTCGCCGGGGCGCTGCAGAGTGGCTTCTCCACCTCCGGCGGCCTCGGCCTGGGGCTGCCGGGCGTCAGGCGGCTCACCGACGAGTTCGACATCGAGTCCGCGGTCGGCCGGGGGACGACCGTGACGGTGAAGAAGTGGCTGCCGTGA
- a CDS encoding STAS domain-containing protein yields the protein MGVPILRQGHCLIATIQAALTDTDLQGLRDDLVAQVGRYRARGVIIDVTALDVMDSFAVRTLRDIAQMARLRGAETVIVGVQPEVALSMVELGLTLEGVNAALDLEEGLAFLDERTKGASRGEVPRAR from the coding sequence ATGGGGGTGCCGATCCTCAGACAGGGTCACTGCCTCATTGCAACCATCCAAGCGGCGCTGACCGACACGGATCTGCAAGGCCTCCGGGACGACTTGGTCGCGCAGGTCGGCCGGTATCGCGCGCGCGGGGTGATCATCGACGTCACCGCGCTCGACGTGATGGACTCCTTCGCCGTCCGCACCCTGCGGGACATCGCCCAGATGGCGCGCCTCCGCGGGGCCGAGACGGTCATCGTCGGCGTCCAGCCGGAGGTGGCGCTCTCGATGGTGGAGCTGGGGCTCACCCTGGAGGGCGTCAACGCGGCGCTCGACCTGGAAGAAGGGCTGGCCTTCCTCGACGAGCGAACGAAGGGGGCGAGCAGAGGAGAAGTGCCCCGTGCGCGGTGA
- a CDS encoding STAS domain-containing protein, protein MRAYRSPTPAPTGRSRLARARTGRRSAEPQAAPPARASEAVLLAEIVAHLRQGRTQLRDEWVWRIGEAGLLRAMSQEEIFAEATSVYDNYLDALETGTLEAVQAYAGQLSERIVPRGVETREVVGIVLLLRDVLARSLFANYRADFPLLNRVLDAYEPAANRIATTVAAGFVHERERVIREQQEAIRELSTPVLPVRERLLILPIIGLIDAQRARQLTEQLLRAIRANRAKVVVIDITGVPAMDADVANHLVRTVDASRLQGAMVIVTGLSPEIAQTLVTIGVDLGKMNTVGDLQGGIEEAERLLGYQVVPVPEAKR, encoded by the coding sequence ATGAGAGCGTACCGTTCGCCCACGCCGGCTCCGACTGGCCGCTCGCGGCTGGCGCGCGCGAGGACGGGCCGGCGCTCTGCGGAGCCGCAAGCAGCCCCACCGGCTCGCGCCTCCGAGGCGGTGCTGCTGGCTGAGATCGTGGCGCACCTGCGCCAGGGTCGCACCCAGCTTCGCGACGAATGGGTGTGGCGGATCGGCGAAGCGGGGCTGCTCAGGGCGATGAGCCAGGAGGAGATCTTCGCGGAAGCGACGTCCGTCTACGACAACTACCTCGATGCCTTGGAGACCGGCACCCTCGAGGCGGTGCAGGCCTACGCTGGACAGCTGTCCGAGCGCATCGTGCCGCGCGGCGTGGAGACGCGCGAGGTGGTCGGCATCGTGCTGCTCCTGCGCGACGTGCTGGCCCGCTCACTGTTCGCCAACTACCGCGCCGACTTCCCGCTGTTGAACCGGGTCCTCGACGCCTACGAGCCCGCCGCGAACCGCATCGCGACGACCGTGGCGGCGGGGTTCGTGCACGAGCGCGAGCGGGTGATCCGCGAGCAGCAGGAAGCCATCCGCGAGCTGTCCACGCCCGTGCTGCCGGTGCGCGAGCGGCTGCTCATCCTGCCGATCATCGGGCTCATCGACGCCCAGCGCGCCCGCCAGCTGACCGAGCAGCTCCTGCGCGCCATCCGCGCCAACCGCGCCAAGGTCGTCGTCATCGACATCACGGGCGTCCCGGCCATGGACGCCGACGTCGCGAACCACCTGGTGCGAACCGTTGATGCGTCGCGGCTCCAGGGCGCCATGGTGATCGTCACCGGCCTGTCGCCCGAGATCGCCCAGACGCTCGTCACCATCGGCGTCGACCTCGGCAAGATGAACACCGTTGGGGACCTGCAGGGCGGCATCGAAGAAGCGGAGCGGCTGCTCGGGTACCAGGTGGTCCCGGTCCCGGAGGCGAAGCGCTAG